Part of the Sorghum bicolor cultivar BTx623 chromosome 1, Sorghum_bicolor_NCBIv3, whole genome shotgun sequence genome, tttttatactatAAATTTACTTGAGACGTATATGCTAATACTATTTATAATAAACTTGGTTAAATTTGAATTAGTTTCATCGGCACAAATCacataattgcattcttttatGGATGAAGAgagtatattatattatatatttataatatattttcAAAATTGATATACATAAAGTCTTTTGCCAAAAATGATAAAGCCTTTTCCTTTGAGGGAATCCACTCTACTGTGACCGTATAAAAattgaaatttatttcattGCAAACTTTGTTGTGTATAGTTGAACTTGAATCTGTCCTACTATCAGTATAATAAATATAAGTAGTCAAAAGTCAAAACACGACCGCAACACTAATCTTTATCCATTCAACATCCATTACTTTAATATAGAAGATAGTACAAGTTTACCCTTTGTTTGCTTCGGCGAGTTGGAGCCGAGTTGCGTGGCGTGGCCGTCCGTGTCTCTCCTTGCCGTGTCTTGTCCAGAAAGAAGTTCCCATCTGAAATCAAACCAACACCACCGATCTACGACTAGCCCTTTGCCCTTTGCCCTTTCCCTCTCCTCGATCCGCCGCCAGCACGGAATGTGGATCGTGTCTGCCTCCCGCCCGTCTCGGGTCCCCGCCGGCAGCCCGGAGCGTCAGCCATGCCTGCGGCCCAGCCTCCCTTCCCTATCTACGTGCTGAACTGCGTCGTGGATACGGCTGACCTTACCGGCAAGCCAGAGCCAGGGCGAGGGCGAGCGTGGTCGGAGATCCCGTGCGCAAGCAGGAGGGCTTACGGATGCGGGAACAACATCCAGGAGGCGGTGGAAGGCCTCGTGCTCTACGCGCGTCTCGACGACGCCCCGCATCTCAACTCTTCCCTGGCCATCCGCATGAGCGAGGGCGCGCGCCGGAGGTTCGAGTTGGAGCTCGATCCTGACTACTACCGCCGCAGGGATGCCAAGCTCCCCAGCGACTTGATTGGAATCGCCCGTGTCGAGATGGCTGAGGAGCACGGCATCACCGCCATCATTCTGTGCTTCACACGCCCGGGGTTCTTCTATCATCAGTCTGACCTCGTCTACTACCTCGTCTACGATTCCATCAGCAGATCGCTCTCCATGTTCCACAAATGTGTCTACGACGGCGTCTGCTCGTTGAAGACCGTCGTTCCCAAGCGCACCGACGGTGGCGACGACTACAAGCTGTTCCTTTTGGGCCACAAGGTATCGTCTCCCAAAGATGACGTTCTCTGGGTGGGCTCTCTGTCGTCGTCTGACGGCGGCACCGGGGTGCCGGCCAAGTTGAAGAGCATGGACTTTCCGAGGGGGCTAATTCACAAACGATTCAAAGTGGACGTGGCCTTCTCTTGCCAACGCAAGGCTTTCTGGGGAGATCTCAAGCAAGGCCTCTTGTACTACGACCGGCAGACCAGTGATTTCGGCTTCATCAAGCTTCCCCGCGAGTACAAGGTTGACATGGATAGTGGCGGTGATGAGCCTGTGCCGCCGGTCACCTACTCCCGGACCATGG contains:
- the LOC8081236 gene encoding uncharacterized protein LOC8081236, which encodes MPAAQPPFPIYVLNCVVDTADLTGKPEPGRGRAWSEIPCASRRAYGCGNNIQEAVEGLVLYARLDDAPHLNSSLAIRMSEGARRRFELELDPDYYRRRDAKLPSDLIGIARVEMAEEHGITAIILCFTRPGFFYHQSDLVYYLVYDSISRSLSMFHKCVYDGVCSLKTVVPKRTDGGDDYKLFLLGHKVSSPKDDVLWVGSLSSSDGGTGVPAKLKSMDFPRGLIHKRFKVDVAFSCQRKAFWGDLKQGLLYYDRQTSDFGFIKLPREYKVDMDSGGDEPVPPVTYSRTMGCVGDSIWFVCIDVPSHYTNAVVCIWELVLPEEQEQEQVKGKGAGWKEVVEEVPAKVLWELSSFKKAGLPAAPLQYPILTPDGALCFDRAGRPEQIPKSASF